The Chitinivorax tropicus genome includes a region encoding these proteins:
- a CDS encoding 16S rRNA (uracil(1498)-N(3))-methyltransferase translates to MPRFYIDTPLATDILLTLPEAVCRHIQVLRLQQDDTITLFDGSGSQTDATIVEMGKKRVSVQTHTLQQISRESPLHITLVQAVSSGDRMDYTLQKAVELGVSRIIPVISERSVVRLQGERAEKRIQHWQGVIISACEQCGRNTVPEVSPLQPFAQWVKQPHPAGVNLMLSPQGTRQLKQLELSTQLSLLAGPEGGLTASEEAVAIEQGWQPISLGPRILRTETAAVATMAALQALWGDM, encoded by the coding sequence ATGCCACGCTTCTATATAGATACTCCACTCGCTACGGACATTTTATTGACACTTCCGGAAGCAGTCTGCCGCCATATTCAAGTGCTTCGTCTACAGCAAGATGACACCATCACCTTGTTTGATGGCTCGGGCAGCCAGACCGATGCCACGATTGTGGAGATGGGCAAAAAACGTGTGTCAGTGCAGACCCATACCTTACAACAGATCAGCCGCGAATCGCCACTGCACATTACCCTTGTGCAAGCGGTATCCAGTGGGGATCGCATGGATTACACATTGCAGAAAGCAGTTGAGCTAGGGGTATCACGCATCATTCCGGTCATCAGTGAACGGTCGGTGGTCAGATTGCAAGGTGAACGCGCCGAGAAGCGTATTCAACACTGGCAAGGTGTGATCATCAGCGCCTGCGAGCAATGTGGTCGGAACACCGTGCCAGAAGTCTCACCACTGCAACCTTTTGCACAGTGGGTCAAACAACCACACCCAGCAGGTGTGAACCTGATGCTCTCGCCGCAGGGAACAAGGCAATTGAAGCAACTGGAGCTCTCAACCCAGCTATCGCTCCTGGCCGGCCCAGAGGGTGGATTGACGGCGAGTGAAGAGGCGGTGGCCATCGAACAGGGCTGGCAACCGATCAGCCTCGGCCCCCGTATTTTGCGGACTGAGACGGCTGCCGTCGCAACCATGGCGGCGTTACAAGCTTTATGGGGCGATATGTAA
- a CDS encoding ABC transporter substrate-binding protein: MSKSLKFLSMAGLVSVAMAAQAGEVEVLHWWTSGGEAKAAAELKKIMQSKGHTWKDFAVAGGAGDNAMTVLKSRVVSGNPPAAAQIKGPSIQEWGDEGVLANLNDVAKAEQWDTVLPKVVADVMKYKGNYVAAPVNVHRVNWLWVNPEVLKKAGAKVPTNWNEFFDTAEKLQKAGVVPLAHGGQAWQDATVFEAVALGLGGTDFYKKAFVQLDQATLKSPKMEEVLTTYKKLKKYVDKNSPGRDWNLATAMVIQGKAGMQIMGDWAKGEFLAANKVPGKDFVCTPAPGTSNAFTFNIDSFAMFKLSGDSAKAQKDLAAAIMSPQFQEVFNLNKGSIPARLNMDMAKFDDCGKQSSKDFVATSKSGGLLPSWAHGMAMYSATQGAIQDAISQFWNTDSMTAKQAVDKIAAAAKVR; the protein is encoded by the coding sequence ATGTCAAAATCGCTTAAATTCCTGTCCATGGCAGGTCTTGTCAGTGTTGCAATGGCAGCTCAAGCCGGTGAGGTGGAGGTGCTGCACTGGTGGACTTCAGGCGGCGAGGCCAAAGCAGCAGCCGAGCTGAAGAAGATCATGCAAAGCAAAGGGCACACCTGGAAAGACTTTGCCGTGGCTGGTGGCGCAGGCGACAACGCCATGACCGTCCTGAAATCCCGCGTGGTGTCCGGCAACCCACCTGCGGCAGCACAGATCAAAGGCCCTTCCATCCAGGAGTGGGGTGATGAAGGCGTCCTGGCCAATCTGAATGATGTCGCCAAGGCTGAACAATGGGATACCGTGCTGCCTAAAGTCGTGGCCGATGTCATGAAATACAAAGGCAATTATGTTGCCGCACCGGTGAATGTGCACCGTGTCAACTGGCTGTGGGTCAACCCAGAGGTGCTGAAAAAAGCGGGGGCGAAGGTTCCCACCAATTGGAATGAATTCTTCGATACCGCTGAAAAGCTGCAAAAAGCAGGTGTCGTGCCACTTGCCCATGGTGGCCAGGCCTGGCAGGACGCCACGGTTTTCGAAGCCGTGGCATTGGGCCTAGGCGGTACCGACTTCTACAAAAAAGCGTTTGTGCAACTGGATCAGGCCACCCTGAAAAGCCCAAAAATGGAAGAGGTGCTGACGACATACAAGAAGCTGAAGAAGTATGTTGATAAGAATAGCCCAGGCCGTGACTGGAACCTGGCTACAGCAATGGTCATCCAGGGCAAAGCCGGGATGCAGATCATGGGTGACTGGGCAAAAGGGGAATTCCTGGCCGCTAACAAAGTCCCTGGCAAAGACTTCGTCTGTACACCCGCCCCCGGCACCAGCAATGCCTTCACCTTCAACATCGACAGTTTTGCCATGTTCAAATTGTCTGGCGACTCAGCAAAAGCGCAGAAAGACCTGGCCGCTGCCATCATGAGCCCCCAATTCCAGGAAGTCTTCAACTTGAACAAAGGCTCCATCCCTGCCCGCTTGAATATGGACATGGCCAAGTTTGATGATTGCGGAAAACAATCGTCAAAAGACTTTGTTGCGACTTCCAAATCCGGTGGGCTGTTGCCGTCATGGGCACATGGCATGGCGATGTATTCAGCTACACAGGGCGCTATTCAAGACGCGATTTCGCAGTTTTGGAATACAGACAGCATGACCGCCAAGCAAGCGGTGGACAAGATTGCCGCTGCGGCCAAGGTCCGATAG
- a CDS encoding carbohydrate ABC transporter permease: protein MSQPAAANYGSFDKWLPKLVLAPSFVLTLVFVYGFIIWNGYLSFTPSRILPNYEWAGLIQYERLFENERWWVAVKNLGIFGSLFMGVSMALGLLLAIFLDQKIRMEGALRTIYLYPMALSFIVTGTAWKWILNPGLGLEHLMHQWGFENFTFDWLVNTDMSIYTVVIAGVWQSSGFVMALFLAGLRGIDDSIIKAAQVDGASLPRIYWRIIVPCLRPVFFSTLMILAHLAIKSFDLVMALTSGGPGFSSDVPATFMYSMAFTRGQIGMGAASAMMMLATLAALVVPYLYSELRNSKHG from the coding sequence ATGTCTCAACCTGCTGCTGCCAACTATGGCTCGTTTGACAAGTGGCTACCAAAGCTGGTTCTGGCCCCTTCTTTCGTTCTGACATTGGTGTTCGTCTATGGGTTCATCATCTGGAACGGCTACCTGTCCTTTACCCCCTCCCGCATTCTGCCGAATTACGAATGGGCGGGTCTGATTCAATACGAACGCCTGTTCGAGAATGAGCGCTGGTGGGTTGCGGTCAAGAACCTGGGGATCTTCGGTTCGCTGTTCATGGGTGTCTCGATGGCGCTCGGCTTGCTGTTGGCAATCTTCCTGGATCAAAAGATCAGGATGGAGGGTGCATTACGTACCATCTATCTCTATCCCATGGCCCTGTCGTTCATTGTCACCGGCACGGCATGGAAATGGATTCTGAACCCTGGCCTGGGTTTGGAGCATCTGATGCACCAATGGGGGTTTGAGAATTTCACCTTCGACTGGCTCGTGAACACAGACATGTCCATCTACACGGTGGTGATTGCGGGGGTGTGGCAGTCGTCTGGCTTCGTCATGGCCTTGTTCCTGGCTGGTCTCCGGGGCATTGATGATTCGATCATCAAAGCGGCCCAAGTCGATGGCGCCTCGTTGCCACGTATTTACTGGCGCATCATTGTGCCCTGCTTGCGCCCGGTCTTTTTCTCGACATTGATGATTCTTGCCCACTTGGCAATCAAGAGCTTTGATCTGGTCATGGCGCTGACCTCGGGTGGCCCAGGTTTCTCTTCAGACGTCCCCGCCACCTTCATGTACTCGATGGCGTTCACACGAGGCCAGATCGGCATGGGGGCCGCCAGCGCGATGATGATGCTGGCTACATTGGCGGCGCTGGTCGTTCCTTATCTATATTCAGAATTGCGGAATAGCAAACATGGCTGA
- a CDS encoding carbohydrate ABC transporter permease: MSFITRWLPGPGRFILYAVLFTVAIYYLLPLYVMVTTSLKSMDEIREGNLLALPSAPGFAAWAKAWGEACTGVACDGLKGYFWNSVKMVVPSVILSTMLGAVNGYILSKWRFRGSEVIFAMMMFGVFLPLQVILLPMAQTLGWLGLAKSTTGLVFVHCVMGIASTTLFFRNYYVGIPDELIKAATLDGAGFWRIFFRIILPLSTPIIMVTTIWQFTQIWNDFLFGVVFSAGDSQPITVGLNNLANTSSSVKEYNVDMAAAIIAGLPTLFVYVVAGKYFVRGLTAGAVKG, from the coding sequence ATGAGTTTCATCACACGCTGGCTGCCGGGGCCGGGGCGCTTCATCTTGTATGCGGTGCTGTTTACGGTGGCGATCTACTATTTGTTGCCGCTCTATGTCATGGTCACCACCTCGCTGAAAAGCATGGATGAAATTCGGGAAGGCAATCTGCTTGCCCTGCCCAGCGCCCCCGGTTTCGCCGCTTGGGCAAAGGCATGGGGCGAGGCTTGCACAGGTGTCGCTTGTGATGGGTTGAAAGGTTACTTCTGGAACTCGGTCAAAATGGTGGTGCCATCGGTCATCCTTTCCACCATGCTGGGGGCGGTCAACGGCTACATCCTCTCGAAATGGCGCTTCCGTGGGTCTGAAGTCATCTTTGCCATGATGATGTTCGGTGTCTTCCTGCCCTTGCAGGTCATCCTGTTGCCTATGGCACAGACACTAGGCTGGCTTGGCCTGGCAAAGTCCACGACAGGTCTGGTCTTCGTCCATTGCGTCATGGGGATTGCCTCCACCACGCTGTTCTTCCGAAATTACTATGTCGGCATTCCTGACGAACTGATCAAGGCCGCCACACTGGATGGTGCTGGGTTCTGGCGGATCTTCTTCCGCATCATCCTACCGCTTTCCACACCCATCATCATGGTGACCACCATCTGGCAATTCACCCAGATCTGGAATGATTTTCTGTTTGGCGTGGTGTTCTCCGCAGGCGATTCCCAGCCTATCACGGTTGGCTTGAACAACCTGGCCAACACCTCATCCAGCGTCAAGGAATACAACGTGGACATGGCTGCTGCGATCATTGCGGGCTTGCCGACCCTGTTCGTCTATGTGGTGGCCGGAAAATATTTTGTGCGTGGGCTGACTGCCGGCGCTGTGAAGGGCTAA
- a CDS encoding ABC transporter ATP-binding protein, translating to MGALKIKHVRKSYGGTDILKGIDLEIDAGQFLILVGPSGCGKSTLLGLISGLEQTTSGEIWIGDRMVNNVAPKDRDIAMVFQSYALYPNMNVKQNIAFGMEMRNVPKAEQEQIIARVAKMLQIEHLLDRKPSQLSGGQRQRVAMGRALARNPGLFLFDEPLSNLDAKLRVEMRTEIKRLHERTKTTVVYVTHDQIEAMTLGDRIAVMKDGIIQQFGGPQDIYDNPANMFVAGFIGSPSMNFILSTVEKTQEGVGVKVESGNKQFVLPLRADAAAKLSSWVGKEIVFGIRPEQITGTVNIQQDNPHITKADCKVEIVEPTGPDTLTFINLNGKEAVCRVHPSEAKRPGERMQLAFDMSKAVFFDPSSEARVA from the coding sequence GTGGGTGCGTTGAAAATCAAGCATGTTCGCAAGAGCTACGGTGGTACAGACATTCTGAAAGGCATCGACCTGGAAATCGATGCCGGGCAATTCCTGATTCTGGTCGGCCCATCCGGCTGTGGTAAATCCACACTATTGGGCCTGATCTCTGGCCTGGAGCAAACCACCAGCGGTGAAATCTGGATTGGTGACCGCATGGTCAACAATGTCGCCCCCAAGGATCGTGACATTGCGATGGTGTTCCAGAGCTATGCGCTCTATCCCAATATGAATGTGAAACAGAACATCGCCTTTGGCATGGAAATGCGCAATGTGCCCAAGGCAGAACAGGAGCAAATCATTGCTCGCGTGGCCAAGATGCTGCAGATAGAGCATTTGTTGGATCGCAAGCCCAGCCAGCTGTCAGGCGGGCAACGGCAGCGCGTGGCCATGGGGCGTGCACTGGCGCGTAATCCCGGCCTGTTCCTGTTCGATGAGCCTTTGTCGAACCTCGATGCAAAACTGCGTGTGGAAATGCGGACCGAGATCAAGCGACTCCACGAACGCACCAAGACCACGGTCGTCTACGTCACACATGATCAGATCGAGGCCATGACCCTTGGCGATCGGATTGCCGTCATGAAAGACGGCATCATCCAGCAGTTTGGCGGCCCGCAAGACATCTACGACAACCCAGCCAATATGTTTGTGGCCGGCTTCATTGGCTCTCCTTCGATGAATTTCATACTCAGCACTGTCGAAAAGACTCAGGAAGGCGTCGGCGTTAAGGTCGAAAGCGGCAATAAACAGTTTGTCCTGCCTTTGCGTGCAGATGCCGCTGCCAAGCTCAGTAGCTGGGTGGGCAAGGAAATCGTGTTTGGCATTCGACCAGAGCAAATCACCGGTACAGTCAATATTCAGCAAGACAACCCCCATATCACCAAGGCGGATTGCAAGGTTGAGATTGTCGAGCCTACCGGGCCCGATACCCTGACCTTCATCAATCTCAATGGCAAGGAAGCCGTCTGCCGCGTCCACCCATCCGAAGCCAAGCGCCCAGGCGAGCGGATGCAGCTGGCCTTTGATATGTCCAAGGCCGTCTTCTTTGACCCAAGCTCAGAAGCAAGGGTCGCCTGA
- a CDS encoding uracil-DNA glycosylase has translation MPIDRLIAELTAFDGADKLFNPWRTKCEEFDTTEDAPQQKAARLAKHLDNPGAKIILLGEAAGYQGCRYSGITFTSEKLLLAGSIPRLPQPTQRLTTRHLPFCEPSATIVWGALYQLGLEEQTILWNTLPFHPHKGTALSNRTPTTSEIKLGAGYLQMLLDSFGKDILLIAVGNKAQQALNLISVTPFATVRHPAMGGANQFRAGMQQIAQRLGITGK, from the coding sequence ATGCCCATTGATCGACTGATAGCTGAACTCACCGCCTTTGATGGCGCCGACAAATTGTTCAACCCTTGGCGGACCAAGTGCGAGGAGTTTGATACCACAGAAGACGCCCCTCAGCAGAAGGCCGCCAGGCTGGCCAAGCATCTGGACAATCCAGGCGCCAAGATCATCTTGTTGGGCGAAGCAGCTGGCTATCAGGGGTGCCGATACTCTGGCATCACCTTCACCAGTGAGAAACTATTGCTGGCTGGCTCCATTCCCAGGCTGCCTCAACCCACACAGCGCCTGACCACAAGACATCTTCCATTCTGCGAGCCCTCCGCCACCATCGTGTGGGGCGCACTGTATCAGCTCGGCCTGGAGGAGCAGACCATTCTTTGGAATACTCTGCCGTTTCACCCTCACAAAGGGACGGCGCTCAGCAATCGCACACCAACCACCAGCGAGATCAAGCTGGGAGCAGGATACCTCCAGATGCTGCTCGATTCATTTGGCAAAGACATCTTGTTGATTGCTGTCGGCAACAAAGCACAACAGGCGCTCAATCTGATCAGCGTCACACCATTTGCAACGGTACGACATCCCGCCATGGGTGGGGCAAACCAATTCAGAGCCGGCATGCAGCAAATCGCACAGCGCCTTGGCATCACAGGGAAATAG